The following coding sequences are from one Arcobacter sp. CECT 8986 window:
- a CDS encoding cation:proton antiporter domain-containing protein yields MLGIIVWTIFIAVVVNLILKKVHLPTIIGYIITGTIIAYVFDLHNAVNNHDLKEIAEFGVVFLMFTIGLEFSIQHLNKMRREVLFTGSLQIVVTTLFVFLICMFILKFDYKTSLIIGAALSLSSTAIVLKIYNENGEIKKPYGRRVLGILIMQDIAVIPILLMISIFSTGDDKSIFNIIAHTTIAAAILILLLYVVGKYLLEPFFEYVSESKSEELFVGSVLLIAIGASYIAHYFGFSYSLGAFIAGMMISETKFKHQVEADLIPFRNLLLGVFFVTVGMQINFNIIINNIVTILILLPVLLSLKYTIIYLLVRIDDTKRVAFKTALSLVQIGEFSLAVLELARSNSLIDPTYSQILIVTIVISMILTPIVLKNLSSLASKLVPDDTLQIVDTLQVDKDTQGHIVVIGFGHLGQEIVEKLKLEGRKYYIIEHNMKYFKIGKDNDEPIIFGNAASKTILNSVNITKSAATIVAIDNPEKLTLICEVINDLTHNSKTIVKVGRNSEAKQLERLHLEHIIIEDEVLSQAIVEETRSCSLPNYRI; encoded by the coding sequence ATGTTAGGAATAATTGTTTGGACTATATTTATTGCTGTTGTTGTAAATCTGATTTTAAAAAAGGTTCATTTACCAACGATTATAGGTTATATTATAACAGGTACGATAATTGCGTATGTTTTTGATTTGCATAATGCAGTTAATAACCACGATTTAAAAGAGATTGCAGAGTTTGGTGTTGTTTTTCTTATGTTTACTATTGGGCTTGAGTTTTCTATTCAACACCTAAATAAAATGAGAAGAGAAGTTTTATTTACTGGTAGTTTACAAATAGTAGTAACAACGCTCTTTGTATTTCTAATTTGTATGTTTATACTAAAATTTGATTATAAAACTTCACTTATAATAGGTGCAGCTTTATCTTTATCTTCAACAGCAATTGTATTAAAAATATATAATGAAAATGGTGAAATAAAAAAGCCATATGGAAGAAGAGTTTTAGGAATATTGATTATGCAAGATATTGCGGTTATTCCTATTTTACTTATGATTTCTATTTTTAGTACTGGTGATGATAAATCTATTTTTAATATTATTGCACATACAACAATTGCTGCTGCGATATTAATTTTATTATTATATGTTGTTGGAAAATATCTACTTGAGCCATTTTTTGAATATGTAAGTGAATCAAAATCTGAAGAGTTATTTGTAGGTTCTGTTTTACTTATTGCTATTGGCGCATCATATATTGCTCACTATTTTGGTTTTTCTTATTCATTAGGAGCATTTATTGCAGGAATGATGATTAGTGAAACAAAATTTAAACATCAAGTTGAAGCAGATTTAATTCCTTTTAGAAATCTTTTATTAGGTGTTTTCTTTGTAACAGTTGGGATGCAAATAAACTTTAATATAATTATTAATAATATTGTAACTATATTGATTTTATTACCTGTTTTATTATCTTTAAAATATACAATTATTTACTTATTAGTTAGAATAGATGATACAAAAAGAGTTGCTTTTAAAACTGCACTATCTTTAGTACAAATAGGGGAGTTTTCACTTGCTGTTTTAGAACTTGCAAGAAGTAACTCTTTAATAGACCCAACATATTCTCAAATATTAATTGTAACAATTGTAATTTCTATGATTTTAACTCCAATTGTTCTTAAAAATCTATCATCATTAGCTTCAAAATTAGTTCCTGATGATACATTACAAATAGTTGATACTCTTCAAGTAGATAAAGATACACAAGGACATATTGTTGTAATTGGTTTTGGTCATCTAGGTCAAGAGATTGTTGAAAAACTAAAACTTGAAGGTAGAAAATATTATATTATTGAGCATAATATGAAATATTTTAAAATAGGTAAAGATAATGATGAGCCAATTATATTTGGAAATGCAGCAAGTAAAACTATTTTAAATTCAGTTAATATTACAAAATCAGCTGCAACTATTGTAGCAATTGATAATCCAGAAAAATTAACATTAATTTGTGAAGTTATAAATGATTTAACTCATAATAGTAAAACAATTGTAAAAGTTGGAAGAAATAGTGAAGCTAAACAACTTGAAAGATTACATTTAGAGCATATTATTATAGAAGATGAGGTTTTATCTCAAGCAATTGTAGAAGAGACAAGAAGTTGCTCTTTACCAAATTATAGAATCTAA
- a CDS encoding DEAD/DEAH box helicase has product MATIKERLTYLYEQKHKIEEEIKALEASLTQNTTKINFSKDEKIDIFKSLFVNRFDIYAKKSISKDKSKQNFFPVTQTFRGEDYLPLTNQEIELHLRGLTHLASYVIDYKNSCKYIVIELLDEDKFKLQIALNSLNIRAYFEQSYISTLRAWIFFQNSVSAKKANIFANELIKKANISAKIFPKEQFATKASLGSKIELPLHLFYRKENKSVFIDINTSKIYEDQWSILNNIQKVEINKIEQLCKNEDVKAFDSTTFEDITFPSFKLKLIIYDFLYIPTKDLSKTFINKLKSFASFENPQIKVLLSLRKPLYNTPRVIKNFEEDEKYLKLPRGLIYQTLKFLDEYSVDYELDDKKFFERIETKKVSFTLREEQDEAITNILKTDFSICVAPPGFGKTLIGAKMTELRSCSTLVVVNKNMLLNQWIQRFVDYFGYTKKDIGYLGKGKNKLTGVIDIATMQSLKNDPDIINDYSFVIVDECHHIPAVTFEQIIKQFHGKYVLGLSATPKRKDGLDPILFQQLGDISYEYKKKKTTTNKLKIIRTDFESNADNYATLINELCANQTRNLLILNEIKNNIKRKILVLSDRIEHLNFLEEMLKKENIDFVCIHGSMNKKEQNENMKQVKTKSLILATTSYFGEGIDFPHLNTILFATPISYYGRLIQYLGRVGRDGQECLAIDFLDSKNAMLNSAYKKRMEGYKQMHYKQTIG; this is encoded by the coding sequence ATGGCAACAATTAAAGAGAGACTAACTTATCTTTACGAACAAAAACATAAAATAGAAGAAGAGATTAAAGCTTTAGAAGCATCTCTTACTCAAAATACTACAAAAATAAATTTTTCAAAAGATGAAAAGATTGATATATTCAAATCTTTATTTGTAAATAGATTTGATATTTATGCAAAGAAAAGTATTAGTAAAGATAAATCAAAACAAAACTTTTTTCCTGTTACTCAAACTTTTAGGGGTGAAGATTATCTACCTTTAACTAATCAAGAAATAGAGTTGCATTTAAGAGGATTAACTCATCTTGCATCATATGTAATTGATTATAAAAATAGTTGTAAATATATTGTAATAGAGCTTTTAGATGAAGATAAGTTTAAATTACAAATTGCATTAAATTCGCTTAATATTAGAGCATATTTTGAACAAAGTTATATTTCAACACTAAGAGCATGGATATTTTTTCAAAATAGTGTTAGTGCAAAAAAAGCAAATATATTTGCAAATGAACTTATAAAAAAAGCAAATATAAGTGCAAAAATATTTCCAAAAGAACAGTTTGCTACAAAAGCAAGTTTAGGCTCAAAGATTGAGTTACCTTTGCATTTGTTTTATAGAAAAGAGAATAAATCAGTTTTTATAGATATAAATACTTCAAAAATATATGAAGATCAATGGAGTATATTAAATAATATTCAAAAAGTTGAAATTAATAAAATAGAACAATTATGCAAAAACGAAGATGTAAAGGCATTTGATTCTACTACCTTTGAAGATATAACATTTCCAAGTTTTAAATTGAAGTTAATTATTTATGATTTTTTGTATATTCCTACAAAAGATTTATCAAAAACATTCATAAATAAACTAAAAAGTTTTGCTAGTTTTGAAAACCCACAAATAAAAGTTTTATTAAGTCTTCGTAAACCTTTATATAATACTCCAAGAGTAATAAAAAATTTTGAAGAAGATGAAAAATATCTAAAACTTCCAAGAGGTTTAATTTACCAAACACTAAAGTTTTTAGATGAATATAGTGTTGATTATGAATTGGATGATAAAAAGTTTTTTGAAAGAATAGAAACAAAAAAAGTAAGCTTTACTTTAAGAGAAGAGCAAGATGAAGCAATAACTAATATTCTAAAAACAGATTTTTCTATTTGTGTTGCACCTCCTGGTTTTGGTAAAACACTAATTGGTGCAAAGATGACTGAACTTAGAAGCTGCAGTACTTTAGTAGTTGTAAATAAAAATATGTTACTTAATCAATGGATACAAAGATTTGTTGATTACTTTGGATATACAAAAAAAGATATTGGATATTTAGGAAAAGGTAAAAATAAACTAACAGGTGTTATTGATATTGCAACAATGCAGAGTTTAAAAAATGACCCTGATATTATAAATGATTACTCTTTTGTAATTGTTGATGAGTGTCACCATATTCCAGCAGTTACTTTTGAACAAATTATAAAACAGTTCCATGGTAAATATGTTTTAGGACTTAGTGCAACACCAAAAAGAAAAGATGGTTTAGACCCAATTTTATTTCAGCAATTAGGTGATATTTCATATGAGTATAAAAAGAAAAAAACAACAACTAATAAACTGAAAATTATTAGAACTGATTTTGAAAGTAATGCTGATAATTATGCCACATTGATAAATGAACTTTGTGCTAATCAAACTAGAAATTTATTGATTTTAAATGAAATAAAAAATAATATAAAAAGAAAGATTTTGGTTCTAAGTGATAGAATAGAGCACTTAAATTTTTTAGAAGAGATGCTAAAAAAAGAAAATATTGATTTTGTTTGTATTCATGGAAGCATGAATAAAAAAGAACAAAATGAAAATATGAAACAAGTTAAAACAAAAAGTTTGATACTTGCAACAACATCATATTTTGGAGAAGGAATAGATTTTCCTCATTTAAATACAATACTTTTTGCTACTCCTATTTCTTATTATGGAAGGTTAATTCAATATTTAGGAAGAGTGGGAAGAGATGGGCAAGAGTGTCTTGCTATTGATTTTTTAGATTCAAAAAATGCTATGTTAAATTCTGCTTATAAGAAAAGAATGGAAGGTTATAAGCAGATGCATTACAAACAAACTATAGGATGA
- a CDS encoding bactofilin family protein: protein MGIFGKTDKRTQQNCATVIAAGTCIIGGISTPGTVHIDGKFEGVILEADIITIGQTGEVIGDIKANNLIVSGLFDGKIDCNEVHVLSSGKVIGEIRYNELVIEEDGKFEGQGIRKSSNLKSRYSEIEQKINNIIVSPAPLRHGNN from the coding sequence GTGGGAATCTTTGGTAAAACTGATAAGCGAACACAACAAAATTGTGCAACAGTAATAGCAGCAGGAACTTGTATTATTGGTGGTATTAGTACTCCAGGTACAGTTCATATAGATGGTAAATTTGAAGGTGTTATTTTAGAAGCTGACATAATTACAATTGGTCAAACTGGTGAAGTTATTGGAGATATTAAAGCTAATAACTTAATTGTAAGTGGACTATTTGATGGTAAAATAGATTGTAATGAAGTTCATGTTTTATCTTCAGGAAAAGTAATTGGTGAGATTAGATACAATGAACTTGTGATTGAAGAAGATGGTAAGTTTGAAGGTCAAGGTATTAGAAAAAGTTCAAATCTGAAAAGTAGATATTCAGAAATTGAACAAAAAATTAATAATATTATAGTTTCTCCCGCACCATTAAGACATGGCAACAATTAA
- a CDS encoding M23 family metallopeptidase — translation MKNRLIITVSDVNGTKSYNIHQFVRKFIVIFSIIALFVLGGSFWLITYLSGEVSHLKESKEKEISILEQKEKELLTQNSKYSKQIKNKVDDLEELSSKLDHLEEIIGIKKEDEDIGLIKRATLATMTTVQKAFILRTIPNGSPLEKTVITSSYGYRVHPITKKKKFHRGIDLRARMRTKVYATADGIVSYVQSKNIGGFGRVVKIMHGYGFQTIYAHLNKTEVKLGQVIRKGDFLGLSGNSGRSAAPHLHYEVRYGVKIINPYNFLYWNMKNYEDIFKKQRRIPWESLVKLISEHNKIVQQ, via the coding sequence ATGAAAAATAGATTAATAATTACGGTATCAGATGTAAATGGAACAAAGTCTTATAATATTCACCAGTTTGTTCGAAAATTTATAGTAATATTTTCAATAATTGCGCTATTTGTTTTAGGTGGAAGTTTTTGGCTAATTACATATTTAAGTGGTGAGGTTTCTCATTTAAAAGAATCAAAAGAGAAAGAGATTTCAATTCTTGAACAAAAAGAGAAAGAACTTCTAACTCAAAATAGTAAATACTCAAAACAGATAAAAAATAAAGTTGATGATTTAGAAGAGTTGAGTTCAAAACTTGACCACCTTGAAGAGATAATTGGAATAAAAAAAGAAGATGAAGATATAGGCCTTATAAAAAGAGCTACTTTAGCAACAATGACAACTGTTCAAAAAGCTTTTATTTTAAGAACTATACCAAATGGAAGTCCTTTAGAAAAAACTGTAATTACATCATCTTATGGATATAGAGTTCATCCAATTACTAAAAAGAAGAAATTCCATAGAGGAATTGATTTAAGAGCAAGAATGAGAACAAAAGTTTATGCCACAGCTGATGGTATAGTTAGCTATGTTCAGTCAAAAAATATTGGTGGTTTTGGTAGAGTTGTTAAGATTATGCATGGATATGGTTTTCAAACTATATATGCACATTTAAATAAAACAGAGGTAAAATTAGGTCAAGTAATAAGAAAAGGCGACTTTTTAGGCTTGAGTGGAAATAGTGGAAGAAGTGCAGCACCACATTTACATTATGAAGTAAGATATGGTGTAAAAATTATAAATCCTTATAACTTCTTATACTGGAATATGAAAAACTATGAAGACATTTTCAAAAAACAAAGGAGAATTCCGTGGGAATCTTTGGTAAAACTGATAAGCGAACACAACAAAATTGTGCAACAGTAA
- a CDS encoding bifunctional folylpolyglutamate synthase/dihydrofolate synthase, whose amino-acid sequence MQDLKVVALKEFLNYKTLYYDKIDFSIVQNSWEILKNHINLPYVIHIVGTNGKGSTGRFLSTYLHRKNYKVLHYSSPHIVKFNERIWLNGADVSDEDLELAHKKIQSLLDIKLLEKLTYFEYTTLIALYLSSDFDYIVLEAGLGGEFDATNVVTNNLSLITTIDLDHQAFLGNSVEEIAQTKMRACDNHMIVGYQIHDVVEKMAYEVKEQLKAKRQISIKIVDDFEKYEIKTQYASYLKRNLHLVIEALKYLKIDIDTSLFENVKLKGRCEKIAPNITIDVGHNPLAARVLKKEFENKKITLIYNSYKDKDYENVLKILKPIIKQIIIIDIEDKRIVDKNNLFEICKKYNIMIKSKLEITKDEEYLAFGSFLVVERFLEFLGVDEK is encoded by the coding sequence ATGCAAGATTTAAAAGTAGTAGCTTTAAAAGAGTTTTTAAATTATAAAACTCTTTACTATGACAAAATAGATTTCTCAATAGTTCAAAACTCTTGGGAAATCTTGAAAAATCATATAAATTTACCATATGTTATTCATATTGTAGGAACAAATGGTAAAGGAAGTACGGGAAGATTTTTATCTACTTATTTACATAGAAAAAACTATAAAGTTCTACATTATAGCTCTCCTCATATTGTAAAATTTAATGAAAGAATTTGGCTTAATGGAGCAGATGTAAGTGATGAAGATTTAGAATTAGCACACAAAAAAATACAATCACTTTTAGATATAAAGCTATTAGAAAAGTTAACATATTTTGAATATACAACTTTAATTGCTTTATATTTAAGTAGTGATTTTGATTATATTGTTTTGGAAGCTGGACTTGGAGGAGAGTTTGATGCAACAAACGTTGTAACAAATAATCTAAGTTTAATTACTACAATTGATTTGGACCATCAAGCTTTTTTAGGAAATAGTGTAGAAGAAATTGCCCAAACAAAAATGCGTGCTTGTGATAATCATATGATTGTTGGATATCAAATTCATGATGTTGTTGAAAAAATGGCATATGAAGTAAAAGAGCAATTAAAAGCTAAAAGACAAATCTCTATTAAAATAGTAGATGATTTTGAAAAATATGAGATAAAAACACAATATGCTTCTTATTTAAAAAGAAATTTACATTTAGTAATAGAAGCTTTAAAATATCTAAAAATCGATATTGATACTTCTTTATTTGAAAATGTAAAATTAAAAGGAAGATGTGAAAAGATTGCACCAAATATAACAATAGATGTAGGACATAATCCTTTAGCTGCGAGAGTGTTGAAAAAAGAGTTTGAAAACAAAAAAATAACTCTTATTTATAACTCTTATAAAGATAAAGATTATGAAAATGTTTTAAAGATTTTAAAACCTATAATAAAACAAATAATTATTATAGATATAGAAGATAAAAGAATAGTTGATAAAAATAATTTATTTGAAATTTGTAAAAAATACAATATAATGATTAAATCTAAACTTGAAATCACTAAAGATGAAGAGTATTTAGCATTTGGTTCTTTTTTAGTTGTAGAAAGATTTTTAGAGTTTTTAGGTGTTGATGAAAAATAG
- the lptE gene encoding LPS assembly lipoprotein LptE: protein MKKSLFTLFALVVLLFSGCGYKPSSTYAKEQIQGDVFVDLFINLKDPKNAVLIKDAMNEILVHRLGSKLVYDKKQADTIIDLRLGNVSMSTISYDDNGFNKLYRASVNINVGYKNEDYQNKFTVTGTNEFSIDDGAIITDTKRFEAIRAAASKALEEVISKIAIQSFKKEK from the coding sequence ATGAAGAAGAGTCTTTTTACTCTATTTGCCTTAGTTGTTTTATTATTTTCTGGGTGTGGATATAAGCCATCAAGTACTTATGCAAAAGAGCAGATTCAAGGTGATGTTTTTGTTGATTTATTTATAAATTTAAAAGATCCTAAAAATGCAGTTTTAATCAAAGATGCAATGAATGAAATCTTAGTTCATAGATTAGGTTCAAAATTAGTTTATGATAAAAAACAAGCAGATACTATCATTGATTTAAGACTTGGAAATGTTTCAATGTCTACAATTTCATATGATGATAATGGTTTTAATAAACTTTATAGAGCAAGTGTAAATATAAACGTTGGATATAAAAATGAAGATTATCAAAATAAATTTACTGTAACTGGAACAAATGAATTTTCAATTGATGATGGTGCAATTATTACAGATACTAAAAGATTTGAAGCTATTAGAGCAGCTGCTTCAAAAGCTTTAGAAGAGGTAATATCAAAAATAGCAATTCAATCTTTTAAAAAAGAAAAGTAG